The Triticum aestivum cultivar Chinese Spring chromosome 5A, IWGSC CS RefSeq v2.1, whole genome shotgun sequence genomic sequence TGTTTCGAAAACAAGGTTTGACTTGTATTTCAAAAATGATCAACTGGTGTTTAAATAATGTTCACCTTGAATTAAAAATGTCCATAGTGCATATAAAATATGTTCAATgtgcatttgaaaaatattcaacaaGTATTCATAAAGATATCCATCATGTATTTATAAAAGATTCAACATGTATCTGAAAAATATTTAACCTATATATGTAAAAGGTTCAGTTTATTTTTTGAATAAAGTTCGCATGTATATTCAAAATGAATaaattgaaaataataataatgaaaaTCTGACAAACTGAACGAAACCGAAAGAAAACAAGAATAAAAAACAATGAAAACCAATAGGAAAGTAGAAAAAGTACAAGAATAAACAACAAACCCGGTatgaaaaaactgaagaaaaaagaaacagaaaaaaccaAAAGTAAACCAACATGAATCGATAGAAAAACACACAGAAAAAATGCGGAAAGTTATAAAAACATTTGATACCGTTCCATAGAAGAAACCTTCCTAAGGCCGAGTGATTGAGCCGGTCCACTAAGGGAAACCCCTTGAGGCGAGATTTTATCTTATATCTCGCAGTAGGCAAGATAAAGCTTTTGCTCGATATCAACGGGTCAGTTTGGTTGCTTCCCTGGAGCAAAGGTGCCTGGCCTGGTGCTTGCCTGAGAACTGCTTGTGGTTTGTTTGGTTTGTGACCTGGAGATCGAATGCTAGCCTGGCCTGGGAAAGTGGAGCTCGTTGTTAGTCTAGCCGGTAAACTTGCGCGTGTGATTTGCCTGGTCCAGGCCACCTGAAATGGATGCCTGGACATGCCTCGGTGGTGCCTGGGATGCTAACCCTGTCGTCCAATttaaaaaaaaaaggagaaggtaCAGGTGAATAGTGACATTGTTTAATATATTTAACACTTAACAAGCATGGCCACGAACCAAATAATGCTTGCCTGGTCAGGCAGAAAGCAGAGACATCTCAGGCCCAGTCCAGGTACACAATTTTTCCAGGCATGACCTTCAGGACATGAACCAAACAGCCTCAACGTCATGCATTTGATACAACATTGCCAAGCCTAACCTTTTGTTGCGTTGTCTTCAATAGTTCAACAATAAGTTAACAAAATACAATCCGGCCTAAGGCCGAAATCACCGTTTTGACCTTTAAACACGTGTGGAACTATTTCAAGATCTGACCGCTGGTAGACGAACTACCGCCAAAGTGAACCACGGTAGCCCTCAGCCCACATTTGGTCCACGGCTGCTACACGGCTGCTACATGTCAGAAGTCTATCTTTAACGGCTGCTACCGGGGTCTATCGCCATTGACCGTGTCAGTAGCCCATTAACCCTACCACTGCCTTGTAGTATGGTGGTAGACCAGAAGGTCAAATCGTGAAAAGGTTTTAAAGCAAAGAAATTTCATGATTAATTTCGTTAATAAGTTCGAAAGCCAAAACGGTGATTTTTAGCCCGGCTCAGTTACTCTGGTGACATAGTGTGCAACCCCTTTGTAACGTCATTTTGTCATGAGACGATGTGCGCGTAGAGGAGTTGGTTCCAGACGTCGGGCACGCCGGGGAGGCACCGGTGGATGCAGTCCGCGTAGCTGCTCGCGTCCCTCGCCTGCGCGTCCGTGATGGGCTCCCACTGCCGCCGGTGCACCGACGGGTGCGCGTCCTTGCGCCGCTCCGACATCGCCGTCACGTTCACCAGCCGCCGCGCCTGCTCCTCTACCGCATGCGCGAACGCCGGGGCCGTGACGCCACGCCGCGCCTGCTCCTCTACCGCACGCGCGAACGCCGGGTCCGTGACGCCACGCTGGTAGCGGCCCCCCTCCTCCGCCGCAGCGATCGGCTCCGTCTCGTTGTAGCACCCGTGGCTGGTGCCGCCGCCGGCGTCGTCGGCCCACTCGTCGGAGGGGAGGTGAGTCGGCGACATGGTCATGAAGAAGAGGCGGGTGCGTGCGCGGCCGACGTGGAACTCGAGCCAGTCGGCCCACGTCGCGAGCGCCAGCTCGAAAGTGCGCACGCCGTCGACCGCCTTGGTCACCCCGCAGTACTCGTCCTCTTTCGCCGCAGGTGCCTCGAACGACCCCCACCTGCAACGCATCCACGCACGCGTCTATGATCGAAGGTTAACCAAGTTAGAGGCAAGTCAACGGTTCAATGATCAGTCCGTACTAACCGGACTTCGATGGAGGGGCGGCGCCACCAGAGGTAGGAGTTGAAGATGAGCACGTCGGCGTACGTCCAGTGCCGGGCGTGGTTGAGGATGgaggaggtgttggaaatatgagcaa encodes the following:
- the LOC123101718 gene encoding protein trichome birefringence-like 34; the protein is MPPPPITVAAGGGRGVDECDMSSGRWVYDEEAYALYKESACRFMSENLACGRYGRTDLRYQHWRWQPHGCDLPRYVLRLLEKLRGKQLAFVGDSLNRDQWVSMVCLIDTATQGLHKTLISAGTLVSFNVHMDRYQEYNASVDFYWSPLLVESNSDHPVRHRVIDRTVDASSILNHARHWTYADVLIFNSYLWWRRPSIEVRWGSFEAPAAKEDEYCGVTKAVDGVRTFELALATWADWLEFHVGRARTRLFFMTMSPTHLPSDEWADDAGGGTSHGCYNETEPIAAAEEGGRYQRGVTDPAFARAVEEQARRGVTAPAFAHAVEEQARRLVNVTAMSERRKDAHPSVHRRQWEPITDAQARDASSYADCIHRCLPGVPDVWNQLLYAHIVS